From the genome of Xylocopilactobacillus apis:
CTTTGTATTTAAGAATCAGTGAAAAAGACTGTAAACTATTAGGCCTTTACGAAAACACCTTATTAAAAAAGGAAATATCAGCTGATGGGAAATCAATAACATTCAGCAAGGAAAATGACATTGATAAATTTATCAATCAGTTTTACCAATATCACGGCGAATTAATGACTGATTTAGAGAACAAAAAGAACCCAGAAAACACATATGGGTTCTTTTTATTTGTTTTCAAAAATAAATTTTTTTAAATCTTTTCCAAAATCGTTCATTCCCAATAATTCAAAATCACTAACTTCTCTTTCACAAAGTTCAAAGTCTGCGGGATCCACCAGTTCTGTGATAATCAATCAATTTTTTCAT
Proteins encoded in this window:
- a CDS encoding AbrB family transcriptional regulator codes for the protein MTEKIIKPFKIGDSLYLRISEKDCKLLGLYENTLLKKEISADGKSITFSKENDIDKFINQFYQYHGELMTDLENKKNPENTYGFFLFVFKNKFF